CCTGGGCTACGACCTCACCTTCAGCACCGAGGTATGTgtcacaccaccccccccaaaaccccggggaccccccccccaggggcaCAGGTACCCCCAAAAAACAAGGCATGGGGATGTCCGTGTCATGTGTCTCCCCTACCAAATCTCCCTGGGGAAGGGTCCTTCTGTTTCGGGGGTGTCACCTGTGtcctgggggggtccccaagTCCCAGGAGTGTCCCTTGTGTCTTTGGGGGTGTCCCCTCTGTCCTGGGGGTGTCCCCTGTGCCCCAGGGTTGTCGTCCCCCCCCTCATTTGGGGTGTCCTCTGTGTCCTTGGGGGTGTCCCCTCTGTCCTGGGGGTGTCCTGGTTTGGGGATGTCCCCTCTGCCCCTCTGTCCTGGGGGTgtctcccctcaccctgcccaccTTGAAAGTGTCCCTTCTGTCCCGGGAGAGGGGGTGTCCCctcattccccacccccccttctcTAGGGGTGTCCCCTCTCTTCTAGGGGTGTCCCCTGTGCCCCAGGGGTACGTGTGACACCCCCCTGCCGCcttgccccccccttccccgcccccaGGTGCAGGAGTTTGGGGTGTGCGAGGTGCGGGACCTGAAGCCCAACGGAGCCAACGTGCTGGTGACGGAGGAGAACAAGAAGGAGTACGTCCACCTCGTCTGCCAGATGCGCATGACCGGTGAGCGTTGGCGGGTTtgggggtactgggggggggggggcagtcctCAACAACCCCTCCTGACACCTCCCCCCCCTTCAGGAGCCATCCGGAAGCAACTAGCCGCCTTTTTGGAGGGTTTCTACGAGATCATCCCCAAACGCCTCATCTCCATTTTTACGGAGCAAGAGCTGGAGCTTCTCATCTCGGGGCTGCCCACCATCGACATCGATGACCTCAAGGCCAACACCGAGTACCACAAATACCAGGGCAACTCCATCCAGGTGGGGTTttaaacaccccccaccccaaaaaatcctaattttgggggttttggtagGTGCTGATGATTGTTTCCTACCTCAGATCCAGTGGTTCTGGCGAGCGTTGAGATCTTTCGACCAAGCGGACCGAGCCAAATTCCTGCAGTTTGTGACGGGAACCTCCAAGGTGCCGCTGCAGGGTTTTGCCGCCCTGGAAGGAATGAACGGCATTCAGAAATTCCAGATTCACCGCGACGACCGGTCTACCGATCGACTGCCCTCCGCTCACACCTGGtatggggctggggcaggggggacattttttgaggcgggggggggacacagtgACGTAAGGGCCACCACCCCGGTGACGCTGTTGTGTGtttcccccccctcaaaaaaagcTTTAACCAGCTGGACCTGCCGGCATACGAGAGCTACGAGAAGCTGCGACACATGTTGCTGCTCGCCATCCAGGAGTGCTCCGAGGGCTTCGGGCTGGCGTagccgtggcggggggggggggggggggggggggggcgcggcgcgTGACGGTGACAAtgatggcggcggggggggggaacccccaaaaacacacacacaccccccaccccccctcaacccttcccttcccctcccaaggGGGGCGGGCACGGCAGAGATGGCAAAGGatctctataaatatatatatatattttttggtTTCGttggctttttttggggggggggggtgttggtatTTTGGGggatttggttgggtttttttttttgccggtttggggttattttttggtctgttgggggggaggggtgtaGTCTTACCCCTGCCTCCACACACATCCCCCCTCCCCGTGGGGGAGCACAGGGatggacaaccccccccccaaattatatATAAGAGGAGGTTcggccccctcccccacccccaaattgagagaaaaaggaataaaaaaagtgcACTCTTGGTAAGGGCAGTCCCGGtcgtttttttggggggggggggggggggaagatggggGTGGTGTCATGGTAGCCGCCATCTTGGGCGGGGCGGTGGCAGGGTGTCGTCGCCATGTTGGGTGTGGGATGGGTCCGCCATCTTGAGCGTGGCTGTGACACGGCGCGGCGGCCATCTTGAGTGTGGCGGTAACCACGGGGGCTCGGCCATCTTGAGTGTGGCCAGCGCACTACCTTCAGCACGGCGTGTCAGCCATCTTGGGTGTGGCGGCCGTCTTGGGTGCAGCAGGAGTCTCACCACAgcgcggcggccatcttgggtgTGGCGGTGGAGGCCTGTGGCGGCCATCTTGGGAGTGGCAGCGGAGCACTCTCGCCTCAAAATGCGGTGGTGCTTCACTAACAAGGGACGGAAGTTTCGCCGTCGCGCCGGAAGTGAAGCCGCACTGACGCGAAACGCAGCACCAGAGGCGTGATCCCTTAGCCGTGGGGGGTGGATACGACACAGCCATGACCCGCTCCCGTcagtgctgggggggctggggggggggggagtcggGGGGGTTTTGGGGGACACCCCCCCTTCACTCTGCCCCTCTCCACAGGGCGACAAGTCGAAGCTGCCCGAAAGAAGAGGGTCCAGGTGAGGGTCGACTCGCCAAGGGTTACTGCCCTCCCCCACAAAGcccggggcagcgggggggggcacCGGTCTGGTTTGGGGGTGCCTGTCCCCCCATACCGTGTGTGTCCTCCAGGGAAAACGCGCAAAGGCAGCGGTTAAGAAGGACCCGGGGGTGCCACAGCTGGGCCGCTTCGCCGCCCACGTCcagcagcagaatgaaaacaggcagaaaagggtaaaaaaagaaagaaatagatcaatgggggagggggggggaagtttgGGGATGCCCCCCCGGGTtttgaacccccccccccacgtccCTGCAGGCGGCAGAGGCCCAGCAGCGTCGGGAGGAGGCCCGGGAGACGGAGGTGGGACGGCGGCGGAGCCTGGCCGGGTTGCAGCATGATGCCCTGCGAAGGCAGCGGGAGTTCGAGCGCAAGGTGGGATGTTGGGGTACccctgttttttgggggggggggtccttcaGATAGTGGGCTGCCCTCCCCCATAACGCGGGGTGTCGCGTAGGAGGTGGTGACGACCCAGCCTGACACGCAAGAAGAGGCCTCGCTGCGGCAGTACGGGAGGGAGTTGCGCAAGGTGAATCCTTGGAGGGGGGGGTGGCggggttttgggggggcgggggtcTCCCCCCACCCTGAACCCCCTTTTTTTGGTAGGTGTTGGCAGCATCTGATGTGGTCCTGGAGGTGCTGGATGCCCGTGACCCCCAGGGCTGCCGCAGCCCGCAGCTGGAGGCCGCCGTCCGGCAGGCCGGGCACCGCCAGcgcctggtgctcgtcctcaacAAAATCGGTACGGGGCAGGTGTTTGAGGAGGGGGAGATTTATTGGGGGCCATGGGGGTCCCTGTTTCCTGTACATGATAGGGAGACaccttttttttgtctctttttgccACCCTACCACCCCCAGATCTGGTGCCGCGGGACGTGGTGGCGGCGTGGCTGAAGTACCTGCGAGCTGAGTTCCCCACCGTGGCTTTCAAGGCGTGCACGCAGCAGCAGAGCCGCAACCTGGTGGGGTCGCTGGAAGGAAAATGAGGGGGGGTTGATTTATGGTGGGGGTCACAGCAGGGACACCCCCTCACCCTGATGTACCCCCCACCCTGACCCTACAGAAGCAGAGCCGGCTGCCGGCAGCGACGGCCCCGGAGGAGGTCCTGGCTGGGGGGGCCTGCGTGGGTGCCGACTGTTTACTCCGCATCCTGGCCAACTACAGCCGCTCCGGCGAGGTGAAAACGACCATCACCGTGGGTGTCGTGGGTGAGCGGGGGGTCTGCAAGATGGGGCAGGGGCAGGTTTTGGGGATACACTGCTGATTGCTCCCCCCCTGCCTCTCAGGGTACCCCAACGTGGGCAAGAGCAGCCTCATCAACAGCCTGAAGCGGAGCCGGGCCTGTGGGGTGGGGGCTGCACCGGGTGTCACCAGGTGagccccgcccccccggggggAGGAGCCTGCACTGACCCCACCCCTCCACGTGGGAGGGATTTATGAAGCCCCACCCCCTCCCCCTTGACCCCACCCCCTCTTAGGTGCTTGCAGGCAGTGCAGCTGGACCGTCACATCCAACTGTTGGACTGTCCCGGAGTCATCATGGCGACGggggccccccccgccgctgcccccctgAGGGGAGCCCTTGCCCCCCAACGCCTACGGGACCCCctgagccccgccgccgccatcctGCGCCGCTGCCCCCCCCGAGCAGGTGGGTGGGGGAACCCCCCAGGGGGAGTGGAGACCCCCCCTTGGGGGCTTAGGCCTGTCACCGTGGTGACTAAGGGTGTTGGGGACCCCCCCACTGGGGGCTCAGACCTGTCACCATGACGCCTAGGGGTGTTGGGTACCCCCCCTTGGGGACTTAGGCCTGTTGCTATGGTGACTAAGGGTGTTGGGGACCCCCCCTTGGGGGGACTAAGGGTATGTGGGGACTCCTTTTGCTGTGGCAACGGTgagggttgggttggttttgggggggggctccCCTCTTTTGGCATTTCCACCCCATTTTGGGCCCAAAGTGGGGAGCCAAAGGGAAGAGTGTGGGCTGCAGAGTGACAACAGCCTGGGAGGAGGTGACAAGACCCTGTGTGTGTGTTATCCCCTGtttccccaccccaaaacagCTGAGCGAGCTTTACGGGGTCCCCCCCTGCGCCGACCCCCGGCAATTCCTGTCCCACCTGGCCCGGCGACAGGGCCGGCTCCGTCCCGGGGGGCTGCCAGACCCCCACGCCGCTGCCGTGGCCCTGCTGCGTGACTGGACCAGGTGGGTGAGTTgggggaggagctgggggggtctCCCCACACCCTGAACCCCTTTTTAGGGGGCTAGAGGGGTGTCCCCACTCCCTGACCctctttgggggggggctggaggggatcTCCCCactccctgaccccccccccttttctgcTGCAGCGGGAAGATCTCCTACTACACCCACCCCCCTGAAACACAGGGGGTGCAGCTGGAGGCCCAAATCCTGACGACTCTGGGACCAGCGCTTGACCTGGAGGCACTGGAGAGGGGTGATGCCGAGGCGCTGGCAGGTGAGAAGTAGGGGATCCCCCCCCCGCTTTGCACACTGGGgtgacacaccccccccccaaagctcacctgACACCTCCCCCCCCCGTAGCTGTACCAGTGACGGTGACAGGCATTGGGCTGTCCCCGTGTGTccctgaggtggaggaagaggaggagaaatccGGCGGGGAGGAAGAAGTAGCCATGGAAGATGATGATGGCGACCTGGAGGTGCAGAAAGAATTGGGGGTTTGCTGagggattgggtttttttggagggggcaGGGCTGATGAGTTTATCTTTGATGCCTTCCACCCCAGCTCGGCACGGTGACGGTGGAGCTGAAGCCCCGGGTGAAGATGGCAGGCAGCGGGGAAGGGTCCGCACCCCGTGCCCCCCGTTTGGAGGAGGTGGCTGCCCTCCACCCCCTGTTACAGGGCCAGGGGCTGCGGGCTGCCAGCAAACGGAggaaaaagctacaaaaaagaGCGGGTGAGTAAAGACACCTCCTTTTCCCAAGCCCCCAAAACCCCTGTGAACTCCCCAAAACCTCCCTGACCCCCTCCAAAATCCTTCTGATCCCCCCCCAAACTGGGACTGTCCCCCCATCCTGCAGAGAAAATCGCCACAAAGCTTTCGGAGACACTGGCGGCGGCCATGCAGTTCTGAAGGCAAGGTGTTTGCAgcaaagatttattatttttttaaagcaagaaatgattaaaaaagcacccttttttaaataaaagcacgGGCAGTATGGGGATGCATCTGGGAGGTACAATTTTTGGGGAGGGGCGGTTCTGGGGGTCTCCCAACCTGGAGGTCGGATTGTAGAggcttggggggcggggggggaggagaggggccccGAAATCCCTATGGAGGTTTTGGGGGGCTCATCCCATTTCATCAGCTGGGGGGGGTCACAGAATAGGGATGTGGAACCCCCCCCCGATTTTGGGGGGAGCCCTGTTTTTCCAGCTGACTCAGCAAAGGCAGTGCTCAGCTAGTAAACCCCAAAATTGGGATCAAGGGGGGGCTCAACTGTGGGAGGGGGGGGacagtcgggggggggggtccagctCTATTATTTAGCGTACTCTTTCTATTTCTTAGCCCTTCCCAATCTCTTTGGGGCAGCCTATACCCCCCCTTGACACCAAATGAGCCACCCCAACCATACAGAGCACCCCAAAAGCCATCCTGCATCCCCAGCGCCACACCCCACTGCTCCCCAAAGCCCCTTGTACCCCCCCAAAAGGAACAGGGTCACCCCCTAAAGTTCTCCACCTTACCCCTTCACGGTGTCCTCAGCTGCACAGGCAAGTAATGAAGGCTtccctggggttttggggtgcggggtaccccccacacacacaccgcACGGGGATGGCCGTGAGCAACGAGCTTCCCTCAGCCTCGGCCGCCATTTTGTTGCCTCTTTCTCCCCCTCAGCGGAGGGCTCTGGAGGCACAGGAGCAACAGAGGTgctttaaatacttttatttaggCGAGGGGAAGGGTAAAATCGGCcattttgggttgtttgggggaGTTTTTATCTCGTTTTTAGCGGTGGATGCGAGGCGGTGCTGCCGTTTGGTGCCATTTTGTCTCCCTGAGAGGAGGGGGGAGGGGCGGCGCGCGCGCCTTTTTTGCCACctgaagggaggaggggggggtcgCGAGGCGCGCCTCGAGGCCGCCGGCCCACACGTgcgaacgggggggggggggcggaacgAAGCGCGGCGGCCGCTCGCCCAATCGCGGTGCGACAAaaagggggtgggtggggagaaAGGAGGTGCTCGGGCCAATAGGAGGCGGGGCGGGTTGGTGTGGGCGGGGCCGCTGCTGGCGCATGCGCAAAGGGAGAGCCGGCGCGCAGGCGCGGTGTGAGGGAAGCGGGTaacggcggcggggccgggtcGTTTTAACGGGCCTTGGGGGGAGTTGAGGGAGGGTTCTGTGGCTTGGTTGAAGCGGGAGAGGCGGGAAGCGGACATGGGGAACGTCTCTTCGCAGTTTCAGCCCTCCTGGCGCTTCTTTTCTCCTCAGAGCTGCTGTGAGAAATGTCTCAGAGGAAGCGCAGTAGAGGGTCGGGTTTGTCTCAGGTAAAAGGCTGCCTCCTCGCCATCTctgccttctttcttcccttttccacctGAGTGTGGGGTTCCCCCTCCACAGCAGCAGTATCTTGGTCTTTCCCTTCAGGGGGGTGATGGGGATGAGGATTTTAACCAGAGCCAGATGCCAACGCACAGCCAGGTGCAGAGGAACCTGGAGAGGCGCTCCCAGGATCAAGTGAATCAGAAGGTGGGTTGAGGCAATTCCCTCTTCTGGAGTGATGTATCTTATCTTCTCTGTTATCACCTAGTTCTCAGCCTTTCCCCCATCTTCGTCTCACAGGTGAGCGAGCTGGTTCAGTTCTTGCTTGTGAAAGaccagaaaaaaatccccatcaaGAGAGCAGGTGAGTTTAGGGGACCCCAAAAACCTTAGTGCCCTTGGGGAGCTCAGGCATCCAGGGTCTCTCAGGGATTCCCTCCCCTTTTCCTGTAGATATGCTGAAGAAAGTCATCCGGGAATACAAAGATGTCTACTCAGAGATTGTCAACCGGGCAGGGAAGATCCTGCAGCAGGTGGGGGTATTTTttggggcagggcggggggggggagaaaccccCTGCTAGATTAACCCTTTGCTTTTTGCAGGTATTTGGGTTGCAGCTGGTGGAGATTGACACCAAACACCATATGTACATCCTCACCAGCGACCTGCCCCGCGCCGAGGGGGAGCACCTGCACCGGTGAGGGGCTACTGCTGGGTGAATTGGGCGGGGGGGAGCAGACCCCATCAGTGTGTGTCACCCACTCACGTGGGTGACACACGTCTCTGCTGCAGGGACAACCAGACAGCAAAGCTAGGGCTCCTCCTCATCATTCTCAGCTTCATATTCATGAAAGGCAACACAGCCAAAGATggtgagccccccccccctttccgtACCCCACTCCTCCTTTGTGCCACCCCCCCACCACTGACACCCCCTTTTCCAGGTGCTGTCTGGGAATTTCTCCGCCGGCTCCGGGTGCAACCAGGGTAGGATATTGGGGGGGACATGCACATATACAGATAACAAGGGGGGATGGGTCTCGTTGCTGCCGCACCTCGTTAACCCCACCGCCCTCAGGGAACGACACGAGGTCTTCGGTGATGTCAAGAAATTGGTGACAGAGGAGTTTGTTCGGCAGAAGTGAGTCTGGGGATCCATTTTTCCAGactgtgggggtgggggtgtcccccccGTGCCTTTTTCCAGACCCTGGGGtcccccgtgtgtcccccccgcaAAAACCCCGGTGCGcacagagcagccccggcgccagTCTCGGCTGGGCTGTTTATACCGCACCgcagatcaaaaaaaaaaccccaacctgcgcccccccccccccgcctccccccagcGACTTGAGAGGTCTTTCATGGGGCTGGGGAGCGCCGGACAACCCCCCTGGGGTCCCCCAAAAGGCACTGGGGGGTTtcaccgtgccccccccccccgcaggtaTTTAGAGATCACCCCCATCCCCCTGACAGACCCCCCAGAATTCAGTTACCAGTGGGGGCCGCGGGCGGCCAAGGAGACCTCCAAAAGGGACGTGCTGCGCTTCGTGGCAAAGGTGAGGCTGTGTTGGGGGGTGgccctgggttttgggggggggcctggggctCGATTTAACAACCcccctctctttttcctcccgcccccctcccccagaTCCAAGGGAAGGATCCCACGTTTTGGATGAGCCAGTACAACGAGGCCGAGGCCACCCCCTGACACCCCCAAACCCtggcattccccccccccaaaataaaggtgtccttttggggtgcagccCTGCAACTTCCAGGCTCAGTGCTTTGTTAAGGCAAGGTTTAATTTGTGGGGGGCCCTGGGCCCCCCCTTGCCGAGGACCCCTCAATAATGGTGGGGGACAGTGACCAGGGCATCAGCTGGGGGGCGGCTGACGTCGACGTTCTGCAGAATGAAGAtgtggggggtgggagggctcCCCAAAATGTAATGCCCCCCCACCATCCCTCTCTTTTTGGGGTGCCCcagtgggggttttgggggggggcatgggggaaAGCCCCTTTTTACCTGAGGCCGCTCCCGGTGGGTGTTCACTGCTTCAATGTTGAGGAAGATGGATTCCACCTCGCACCCTGCTTCCCCGCAGAGGGAGAAAGGACCCGGCTACAGCTTGGGGGGGGAGTTGtccccccttttttggggggggacacacagtcCCATTTTGGGGGATGCagccccctttttgggggggacatCGCCGCACTCACCGTAAGCCACGGGGGTCAGCTTGAGCACCGTGTGTAGGGGACACTTGAGGTAGGGCAGCTCATCTGGGcagtggggggggtgggaggaaagaggggGGTGTTGGGGGTGGGATAATGGGTCTggggggtgtccccaaaaggTCCCTAACTGTCCCCAAAACCCTCACCCGAGCTTTTATCCAGGAAATAAGCCAACAGGCAACGCATGACAGCTTGGTGGCAGACGACCAACACGTTCTCCTGCCGTTCCAGCTCCATGATGACGGGTTCCAATCGCTGCACCAGGTCCTCGTAGGACTTTGGGGGGGGGCATGGTGAGTGTGTgttgtccccgtcccccccccccccaaaacgcTGCATTAATTGTGGGGGGGGTTACCTCGCCTTTGGGATAACGGTAACGATACTTGTCCTGGTCCCGTAGGGCGAATTCGTGGGGGGTAGCGCTCCTGGATTTCCTCATAGGTCATCTCCTCGCAGACGCCCTGTGGGATagggatgatggggggggggggtggatttgggggtgtccccctccccccccaaaaaaacccaaaaaaagaGGGGGTGACTCACAGCATCGATCTCGTTGAGGGCTTTCCACTGCTCGTAGGGAACCCCCAAGGCCTCGGCCGTCTCAATGGTGCGTTTCATGTGGCTGGTCCAAACTTTCAGCTCCCGGATCCGTTGGCTGCGGATGAATTCGGCCAGGGCCTGGGCatactggggggggggcgggggggtggtggaCACACCCATAGGGTGGGGTTCCCCCTGCCATGCCCCTTGTGCAATGGTAAGGGATGGGGTAGCCCCTTGCTGCTTTAGCTCCACCCCCTTGGGTGTGTGGTCTGCTCAGTCCCACCCCTCCCAGTGGGTGTTGCCTTCTGGTAGCCCCACCCCTCGTGGGTGTGGCTTGCTTCTAGCTCTGTTTACATAAAGCCCTGGGGGTGTGGCTTGTGCCCCTGGCTCCACCCCTTCGTGTTCCCACCCACAGTATAGGGGTGTGGCTTTATCCCTTGGTCACACCCCTTTGTGGCTCCACCCCCGTGGGTGTGGCCCGCTCCTTTAGCCCTGCCTCCGTGCAAGTGGCTTGACTCTAGACAATGGTGGCAGCTGGGGGTGTGGCCTCCTCCGTTAGCCCCGCCCCCTTGTCCACAGCCCTACCTGCAGCAACCACGGGCTGGGTGTGGCCTCCCTTAGCCCCTCCCCCTGCCCTTAGCCCCGCCCCTCCATTCCCtagccccacagccctgctcccttaCCCCAGCCCCTCCACACTCGTGCCCACCCCACGGGCCCATCGTCACCGTGTTTGTGTCgttgtcccgtccccccccccccccgacccccaccTGCTGCCCCCGAGGGGAGAGCCCCGAGTCCCCCCCGATGCGTCCCCGCAGGTTGAGCTGGCTCTCGCCGTGACGGCTGAGGTAGATGGCGCGGGGGGTGGACGTGGATGTTCATCAAGTAATAAACGATGCGGCTCTGGATGTGACCCTGCACCCGGTTCGCCAGGTACCGCAACCCCACGTCGAAAATCTTGATGTAGGACAGCCCACTTGGGATAAGGGGGGGGGATAACACCCCATATCAGTCGAGGGGGGGTCCCCAAGCTGAGGcgacatgtacacacacacacacacacgtgggGTTTGGTGTCACCTGTCAGCTGCTCATCCAGGGGCTCGTAGGTGGCTTTGTAGCATTCGATGCGCTTGAGGAAGTCGGCCACcacttcttcctgggcacagccctTGTAGTCAGGGCTGCTCAGC
Above is a genomic segment from Harpia harpyja isolate bHarHar1 chromosome 26 unlocalized genomic scaffold, bHarHar1 primary haplotype SUPER_26_unloc_1, whole genome shotgun sequence containing:
- the GNL3L gene encoding guanine nucleotide-binding protein-like 3-like protein, whose amino-acid sequence is MTRSRRQVEAARKKRVQGKRAKAAVKKDPGVPQLGRFAAHVQQQNENRQKRAAEAQQRREEARETEVGRRRSLAGLQHDALRRQREFERKEVVTTQPDTQEEASLRQYGRELRKVLAASDVVLEVLDARDPQGCRSPQLEAAVRQAGHRQRLVLVLNKIDLVPRDVVAAWLKYLRAEFPTVAFKACTQQQSRNLKQSRLPAATAPEEVLAGGACVGADCLLRILANYSRSGEVKTTITVGVVGYPNVGKSSLINSLKRSRACGVGAAPGVTRCLQAVQLDRHIQLLDCPGVIMATGAPPAAAPLRGALAPQRLRDPLSPAAAILRRCPPQQLSELYGVPPCADPRQFLSHLARRQGRLRPGGLPDPHAAAVALLRDWTSGKISYYTHPPETQGVQLEAQILTTLGPALDLEALERGDAEALAAVPVTVTGIGLSPCVPEVEEEEEKSGGEEEVAMEDDDGDLELGTVTVELKPRVKMAGSGEGSAPRAPRLEEVAALHPLLQGQGLRAASKRRKKLQKRAEKIATKLSETLAAAMQF
- the PFKFB1 gene encoding LOW QUALITY PROTEIN: 6-phosphofructo-2-kinase/fructose-2,6-bisphosphatase 1 (The sequence of the model RefSeq protein was modified relative to this genomic sequence to represent the inferred CDS: deleted 5 bases in 5 codons), with protein sequence MEEKSPKIPASVPQFTNCPTMVVLVGLPARGKTYISRKLTRYLNWIGTPTTVFNVGQYRRKAVQSYKNYEFFRHDNEEAMQIRRQCALAALKDVRNYLSSEEGQVAVFDATNTTRERRAMILQFAKENGYKVLFIESICDDPAIIEENIKQVKLSSPDYKGCAQEEVVADFLKRIECYKATYEPLDEQLPSGLSYIKIFDVGLRYLANRVQGHIQSRIVYYLMNIHVTPRAIYLSRHGESQLNLRGRIGGDSGLSPRGQQYAQALAEFIRSQRIRELKVWTSHMKRTIETAEALGVPYEQWKALNEIDAGVCEEMTYEEIQERYPHEFALRDQDKYRYRYPKGESYEDLVQRLEPVIMELERQENVLVVCHQAVMRCLLAYFLDKSSDELPYLKCPLHTVLKLTPVAYGCEVESIFLNIEAVNTHRERPQNVDVSRPPADALVTVPHHY
- the LOC128137981 gene encoding non-structural maintenance of chromosomes element 3 homolog, giving the protein MSQRKRSRGSGLSQGGDGDEDFNQSQMPTHSQVQRNLERRSQDQVNQKVSELVQFLLVKDQKKIPIKRADMLKKVIREYKDVYSEIVNRAGKILQQVFGLQLVEIDTKHHMYILTSDLPRAEGEHLHRDNQTAKLGLLLIILSFIFMKGNTAKDGAVWEFLRRLRVQPGERHEVFGDVKKLVTEEFVRQKYLEITPIPLTDPPEFSYQWGPRAAKETSKRDVLRFVAKIQGKDPTFWMSQYNEAEATP